A genomic segment from Glycine soja cultivar W05 chromosome 20, ASM419377v2, whole genome shotgun sequence encodes:
- the LOC114403006 gene encoding mediator of RNA polymerase II transcription subunit 25-like isoform X2: protein MYNDNSDLGSNVQYIHWTRDVDYFLGILSCLVFKGDSLNQNTMVEGLASALTLFPRPSNKMTAQEYYDGERHCILITARDPIPKRMLVSVPEIQGRFIGTKLHTLKADFYEVAKMFGSLAVSLSIISPIQHPIFGVIFNMGNNDSSLANTPISDCRNEQFIVLLSRNFREAHYALHEKRTMDPPTKESVESLKTTNDIILAIDFADDHEEDLFSIMMTGKQIIEADKDDRLDPISLLPLSVPNASTGEVGISTLPMVISTTPTFIVGEGSLKGVVGGNSGNCSTSTAIAVGMADPRDAPPAQNSMLPHSIGNTFDVQPYSSLSMLPYASSSSRSRPYLPFQVIGFGPLGRIAFGTSTGVPPAPITPQFNPYDFWPPPSSLTNFNDYLLEWEGSLAGKIVKKNRQLHLWVKVLRKATSPLTLTIEWPSRLEIALYLPQKAVNHTVKICRGPVDYVFLYLKQFDNLDLHDHLNNKNLSAKIHLPSQILMLTPTKSKHHFIGIVFPGDTIFIELL from the exons ATGTATAATGACAACTCCGACCTAG GGTCGAACGTCCAATATATCCATTGGACAAGAGATGTGGATTATTTTTTAGGTATCCTATCATGTTTAGTTTTCAAAGGGGATAGTTTAAATCAAAATACCATGGTAGAAGGCCTAGCATCGGCTCTAACG TTGTTTCCAAGGCCGTCTAATAAAATGACAGCACAAGAATACTATGATGGAGAAAGGCATTGCATTCTTATAACAGCTAGAGATCCTATTCCTAAGAGAATGCTAGTCTCGGTGCCTGAGATTCAAGGAAGATTTATTGGCACAAAATTACATACTTTAAAGGCAGATTTTTACGAAGTGGCTAAAATGTTTGGTTCG CTAGCAGTATCCCTTTCAATAATTTCACCAATCCAACATCCAATTTTTGGAGTGATATTCAATATG GGGAATAATGATTCTTCACTAGCCAACACTCCCATCTCTGATTGCAGAAACGAACaatttattgtgttattatcAAGAAATTTTAGGGAGGCACATTATGCCCTTCATGAGAAAAGAACAATGGATCCACCCACTAAAGAAAGTGTAGAATCACTTAAGACAACAAATGATATTATACTTGCCATAGATTTTGCTGACGACCATGAAG AAGATCTATTCTCAATTATGATGACTGGGAAGCAAATCATTGAAGCTGACAAAGATGACCGACTT GATCCTATAAGCCTACTGCCCCTATCTGTCCCGAATGCCTCAACCGGTGAAGTTGGCATTTCAACTCTACCAATGGTAATATCCACAACACCAACTTTCATAGTTGGAGAAGGGTCTTTGAAAGGTGTAGTTGGAGGCAACTCGGGAAACTGCTCAACAAGCACAGCAATTGCTGTAGGCATGGCTGATCCAAGGGATGCTCCACCAGCTCAAAATTCCATGCTCCCTCATTCAATTGGAAATACATTCGATGTTCAACCATACTCATCACTATCAATGCTTCCTTATGCTAGTTCTAGTAGCAGAAGTCGCCCATATCTTCCATTccaggtgattgggtttggtCCACTTGGTAGAATTGCTTTTGGAACAAGCACCGGGGTTCCTCCTGCACCAATAACACCTCAATTTAATCCTTATGATTTTTGGCCTCCCCCATCATCTCTTACAAATTTTAATGACTATTTGCTGGAATGGGAG GGATCTTTGGCTGGAAAAATTGTCAAGAAGAATCGTCAATTACATCTTTGGGTAAAG GTTCTGAGGAAAGCAACATCGCCCTTGAC GCTTACTATTGAGTGGCCAAGTAGGCTAGAGATAGCCCTATATTTACCACAGAAAGCTGTTAATCATACAGTAAA GATTTGTCGTGGTCCCGTTGATTACGTGTTCTTGTATTTAAAGCAATTTGACAATCTCGACTTGCATGACCATCTGAACAACAAGAACCTG AGTGCGAAAATTCATCTCCCTTCTCAAATTTTGATGTTAACTCCAACCAAAAGTAAACACCACTTCATAGGAATAGTCTTCCCTGGG GATACCATATTTATTGAACTTCTCTAA
- the LOC114403006 gene encoding mediator of RNA polymerase II transcription subunit 25-like isoform X1 has product MYNDNSDLGSNVQYIHWTRDVDYFLGILSCLVFKGDSLNQNTMVEGLASALTLFPRPSNKMTAQEYYDGERHCILITARDPIPKRMLVSVPEIQGRFIGTKLHTLKADFYEVAKMFGSLAVSLSIISPIQHPIFGVIFNMGNNDSSLANTPISDCRNEQFIVLLSRNFREAHYALHEKRTMDPPTKESVESLKTTNDIILAIDFADDHEEDLFSIMMTGKQIIEADKDDRLVHDPISLLPLSVPNASTGEVGISTLPMVISTTPTFIVGEGSLKGVVGGNSGNCSTSTAIAVGMADPRDAPPAQNSMLPHSIGNTFDVQPYSSLSMLPYASSSSRSRPYLPFQVIGFGPLGRIAFGTSTGVPPAPITPQFNPYDFWPPPSSLTNFNDYLLEWEGSLAGKIVKKNRQLHLWVKVLRKATSPLTLTIEWPSRLEIALYLPQKAVNHTVKICRGPVDYVFLYLKQFDNLDLHDHLNNKNLSAKIHLPSQILMLTPTKSKHHFIGIVFPGDTIFIELL; this is encoded by the exons ATGTATAATGACAACTCCGACCTAG GGTCGAACGTCCAATATATCCATTGGACAAGAGATGTGGATTATTTTTTAGGTATCCTATCATGTTTAGTTTTCAAAGGGGATAGTTTAAATCAAAATACCATGGTAGAAGGCCTAGCATCGGCTCTAACG TTGTTTCCAAGGCCGTCTAATAAAATGACAGCACAAGAATACTATGATGGAGAAAGGCATTGCATTCTTATAACAGCTAGAGATCCTATTCCTAAGAGAATGCTAGTCTCGGTGCCTGAGATTCAAGGAAGATTTATTGGCACAAAATTACATACTTTAAAGGCAGATTTTTACGAAGTGGCTAAAATGTTTGGTTCG CTAGCAGTATCCCTTTCAATAATTTCACCAATCCAACATCCAATTTTTGGAGTGATATTCAATATG GGGAATAATGATTCTTCACTAGCCAACACTCCCATCTCTGATTGCAGAAACGAACaatttattgtgttattatcAAGAAATTTTAGGGAGGCACATTATGCCCTTCATGAGAAAAGAACAATGGATCCACCCACTAAAGAAAGTGTAGAATCACTTAAGACAACAAATGATATTATACTTGCCATAGATTTTGCTGACGACCATGAAG AAGATCTATTCTCAATTATGATGACTGGGAAGCAAATCATTGAAGCTGACAAAGATGACCGACTTGTACAT GATCCTATAAGCCTACTGCCCCTATCTGTCCCGAATGCCTCAACCGGTGAAGTTGGCATTTCAACTCTACCAATGGTAATATCCACAACACCAACTTTCATAGTTGGAGAAGGGTCTTTGAAAGGTGTAGTTGGAGGCAACTCGGGAAACTGCTCAACAAGCACAGCAATTGCTGTAGGCATGGCTGATCCAAGGGATGCTCCACCAGCTCAAAATTCCATGCTCCCTCATTCAATTGGAAATACATTCGATGTTCAACCATACTCATCACTATCAATGCTTCCTTATGCTAGTTCTAGTAGCAGAAGTCGCCCATATCTTCCATTccaggtgattgggtttggtCCACTTGGTAGAATTGCTTTTGGAACAAGCACCGGGGTTCCTCCTGCACCAATAACACCTCAATTTAATCCTTATGATTTTTGGCCTCCCCCATCATCTCTTACAAATTTTAATGACTATTTGCTGGAATGGGAG GGATCTTTGGCTGGAAAAATTGTCAAGAAGAATCGTCAATTACATCTTTGGGTAAAG GTTCTGAGGAAAGCAACATCGCCCTTGAC GCTTACTATTGAGTGGCCAAGTAGGCTAGAGATAGCCCTATATTTACCACAGAAAGCTGTTAATCATACAGTAAA GATTTGTCGTGGTCCCGTTGATTACGTGTTCTTGTATTTAAAGCAATTTGACAATCTCGACTTGCATGACCATCTGAACAACAAGAACCTG AGTGCGAAAATTCATCTCCCTTCTCAAATTTTGATGTTAACTCCAACCAAAAGTAAACACCACTTCATAGGAATAGTCTTCCCTGGG GATACCATATTTATTGAACTTCTCTAA